Proteins co-encoded in one Sulfurimonas sp. HSL1-2 genomic window:
- a CDS encoding class I SAM-dependent methyltransferase, with the protein MLTFTTEPMAEILPLLEAQLAQLNAGENIEFSVLDPDLGAGNYAGATITVEGVEYLYRGYKAWTDLAELLLCRMMTPASLENGTVRLRFMKLDTGASFHREEVEEKTEKYGSASPFAAINKNEEPAFLWAYRHSLERVKIGQRKRVLNLGINSGEEFELIRRILGDSFSDMELVGVDHSATAIAEAQAKFPEPNVTFHVHDINDLDSLELGRFDLIMSIGTLQSPGVEFKPLFMSLIQNYLAPGGSVILGFPNSRWTDGELIYGAKAPNYAFSEQSLLYKDVYFCKKYLQQKKFRVTLTGKPYLFLSATVFESSRQA; encoded by the coding sequence ATGCTGACGTTTACGACCGAACCGATGGCGGAGATCCTGCCTCTGCTCGAAGCGCAGTTGGCGCAGCTCAACGCAGGGGAGAACATAGAGTTCTCCGTCCTCGACCCCGACCTTGGCGCGGGCAATTATGCCGGAGCGACTATTACCGTTGAAGGTGTAGAGTACCTCTACAGAGGCTACAAGGCATGGACCGACCTTGCGGAGCTTCTGCTCTGCCGGATGATGACCCCTGCGAGTCTCGAAAACGGCACTGTCCGCCTGCGTTTTATGAAACTCGACACAGGCGCATCCTTCCACAGAGAAGAGGTAGAGGAGAAGACGGAGAAGTACGGCTCGGCCTCGCCCTTCGCGGCCATCAACAAGAACGAGGAACCGGCCTTTCTCTGGGCTTACCGTCATTCGTTAGAGCGGGTCAAAATAGGGCAGCGGAAACGGGTGCTTAACCTCGGCATCAACAGCGGGGAGGAGTTCGAGCTGATCCGCCGGATTCTTGGCGACAGTTTTAGCGATATGGAGCTGGTCGGGGTGGACCATTCGGCGACGGCCATCGCCGAAGCACAGGCAAAGTTTCCCGAGCCAAATGTGACCTTCCACGTCCACGACATCAACGACCTCGACAGCCTCGAATTGGGCCGTTTCGACCTCATAATGAGCATAGGAACCCTGCAGAGCCCCGGCGTGGAGTTCAAGCCGCTCTTTATGTCCTTGATACAGAACTACCTAGCTCCCGGCGGCAGCGTCATCCTCGGCTTCCCCAACAGCCGCTGGACAGACGGAGAACTTATCTACGGCGCCAAAGCACCCAACTATGCATTCTCGGAACAGTCGCTGCTCTACAAAGACGTCTATTTTTGCAAGAAATACTTGCAGCAGAAGAAGTTCCGGGTGACGCTGACCGGAAAACCCTATCTCTTTTTGAGTGCGACGGTGTTTGAATCGAGTCGGCAAGCGTAA
- a CDS encoding MltA domain-containing protein, protein MTGCAQKETHLNLNGEADSSGVFVSFDTLPQWDEQRAEAGLAVFKKQCALNKLPALQPLCAEAEKSNDPQAFFEANFRPFMLIENGESEGLMTGYYEPLLHGSSKQSAAYPYPLYAPPRDLLRIELASLYPDLTHRYLRGRLEGNRVVPYPSRAQINAGDVDARPLCYVSSDIDRFFLHVQGSGRVLLDDNTTLYIGHTDRNGHPYHSIGKLMVQEGLIPKAQISLQTIRAYLRSHPQEKKRILESNPSYIFFGLRTQGATGTLGTELTPMHSVAVDRTRIPLGYPVYVDAVEPLGGKPLQLLAMAQDTGSAIKGQVRADLFWGYGEHAEAEAGRMKSPLRLWLLVPKAE, encoded by the coding sequence TTGACCGGCTGTGCGCAGAAGGAAACACACCTGAACCTGAACGGCGAAGCGGACAGCAGCGGCGTTTTCGTCTCTTTCGACACGCTGCCGCAGTGGGACGAGCAGCGGGCCGAGGCGGGGCTGGCCGTTTTCAAAAAACAGTGCGCTTTGAACAAGCTGCCTGCCTTGCAGCCGCTCTGCGCCGAGGCGGAAAAGAGCAACGACCCCCAAGCCTTTTTTGAAGCAAACTTCCGCCCCTTTATGCTGATAGAAAATGGGGAAAGCGAAGGGCTGATGACGGGCTACTACGAACCGCTCCTGCATGGTTCTTCAAAGCAGAGTGCCGCTTACCCCTATCCGCTCTATGCCCCGCCGAGGGATCTGCTGCGCATCGAACTCGCCTCGCTCTATCCCGACCTGACCCATCGCTACCTGCGCGGCAGGCTTGAAGGAAACCGCGTGGTGCCTTACCCTTCCCGGGCGCAGATCAACGCCGGGGACGTTGATGCGCGGCCGCTGTGCTATGTCAGCAGCGACATCGACCGCTTCTTTCTCCACGTCCAGGGCTCCGGGCGTGTCCTGCTCGACGACAACACGACCCTCTACATCGGCCACACCGACCGCAACGGCCACCCCTACCACTCCATCGGGAAGCTGATGGTGCAGGAGGGGCTCATTCCCAAAGCGCAGATCTCCCTGCAGACGATCCGCGCCTACCTTCGCAGCCACCCGCAAGAGAAGAAACGCATTCTGGAGTCTAATCCCAGCTACATCTTCTTCGGCCTGCGCACGCAGGGGGCGACGGGCACCCTCGGCACTGAGCTGACCCCAATGCACTCCGTCGCCGTCGACCGCACCCGCATCCCGCTGGGCTACCCCGTTTACGTCGACGCCGTCGAACCCCTCGGCGGCAAGCCATTGCAGCTCCTGGCCATGGCGCAGGATACGGGCAGCGCCATAAAAGGGCAGGTACGCGCTGACCTCTTCTGGGGCTATGGCGAACACGCCGAAGCCGAAGCAGGCCGGATGAAGTCGCCGCTGCGCCTCTGGCTGCTTGTGCCGAAAGCTGAGTAG
- the dnaJ gene encoding molecular chaperone DnaJ, with amino-acid sequence MEEMSYYEILEISQSAEKTEIKKAYRKMAKKYHPDANPDDPEAEHKFKLCNEAYQVLSDDEKRGIYDRYGKQGLEGMGAGGGRGGFGGFEDLGEIFEEMFGGGRRSRQNPADMDKYPLDLGVEITLSFKEAVFGCDKEISFSYKKACAMCDGTGAKNGKLAPCKQCGGKGQVYMRQGFMTFSQTCPVCHGAGTMPGEPCPECHGAGFEEVEETVTIKVPAGVDSDNRLRVSGKGNVGKRGNRGDLYVTFQVEHDETFQRHGNDVYVEVPVFFTQAILGETITIPSLTGEIELELDQGTRDKQQYRFRNEGIEDVHGHGKGNLIAQVKLVYPKKLNDGQKDLLEQLQESFGIESKPHESVFESAFEKVKGWFK; translated from the coding sequence ATGGAAGAGATGAGCTATTACGAAATTTTGGAGATCAGCCAGAGCGCTGAAAAAACCGAGATCAAGAAAGCCTATCGCAAAATGGCAAAGAAGTACCATCCCGACGCCAACCCGGACGACCCGGAAGCGGAACACAAATTCAAGCTCTGTAACGAGGCCTACCAGGTCCTCAGCGACGACGAAAAACGGGGCATCTACGACCGCTACGGCAAACAGGGGCTAGAGGGCATGGGCGCCGGCGGCGGACGCGGCGGCTTCGGCGGGTTTGAGGACCTGGGCGAGATCTTCGAAGAGATGTTCGGCGGCGGGCGCCGCTCGCGCCAGAACCCGGCGGACATGGACAAATACCCCCTCGACCTCGGCGTGGAGATCACTCTCAGCTTCAAAGAGGCGGTTTTCGGCTGCGACAAAGAGATCAGCTTCAGTTACAAAAAGGCGTGCGCGATGTGCGACGGCACAGGCGCCAAGAACGGCAAGCTCGCGCCGTGTAAGCAGTGCGGCGGCAAGGGCCAGGTCTATATGCGCCAGGGCTTCATGACCTTCTCCCAGACCTGTCCGGTCTGCCACGGCGCGGGCACGATGCCGGGCGAGCCCTGCCCCGAGTGCCACGGTGCGGGCTTCGAGGAGGTCGAAGAGACCGTGACCATCAAAGTCCCCGCGGGTGTCGACAGCGACAACCGCCTGCGCGTCTCCGGCAAGGGCAACGTCGGGAAGCGCGGCAACCGCGGCGACCTCTACGTCACCTTCCAGGTCGAGCACGACGAGACCTTCCAGCGCCACGGCAACGACGTCTACGTCGAAGTCCCCGTCTTCTTCACCCAGGCGATCCTCGGCGAGACCATCACCATCCCGTCGCTGACCGGCGAGATCGAGCTCGAACTCGACCAGGGGACCCGCGACAAACAGCAGTACCGCTTCCGCAACGAGGGGATCGAGGACGTCCACGGCCACGGCAAGGGCAACCTGATCGCCCAGGTCAAGCTCGTCTACCCGAAAAAACTGAACGACGGCCAGAAAGACCTGCTCGAACAGCTGCAGGAGAGCTTCGGCATCGAATCGAAACCCCACGAGAGCGTCTTCGAATCGGCCTTTGAAAAGGTCAAAGGGTGGTTTAAATAA
- a CDS encoding chorismate mutase, with protein MKACNSLAEVREEIDKLDDQIVELIAKRNNYIKQAARFKNTIDEVKAPERIDAVIQRLRRKALDLDLSPNLVADLYTMMINEMVETEISELRNAKDL; from the coding sequence ATGAAAGCGTGCAACTCCCTCGCAGAAGTCCGTGAAGAGATCGACAAACTCGACGACCAGATCGTCGAACTCATCGCCAAACGCAACAACTACATCAAACAGGCCGCCCGCTTCAAGAACACCATCGACGAAGTCAAGGCGCCCGAGCGCATCGATGCCGTGATCCAGCGCCTGCGCCGCAAAGCCCTCGATCTCGACCTCTCCCCCAACCTCGTCGCCGACCTCTACACGATGATGATCAACGAGATGGTCGAAACGGAAATCTCCGAACTGCGCAACGCCAAGGACCTGTAA
- a CDS encoding class I SAM-dependent methyltransferase, with the protein MSRFDAAAADWDKGDLRQQIAAHTADAVINTIALNSEMSLLDFGAGTGLLTYRVAPHVGSVTAVDTSEKMLEVLQSKSTPEHQIKTACCDITQMPLSETFDGIISSMAMHHVEDTEGFLKTLYEHLNPGGFIAVADLDKEDGSFHSHGNDGVFHFGFDRETLKGMAEKCGFVNAAFTTALTIEKPDRNYPVFLFSAYKA; encoded by the coding sequence ATGTCCCGTTTCGACGCCGCTGCCGCCGACTGGGACAAGGGTGACCTGCGCCAGCAGATCGCGGCGCATACTGCCGATGCCGTCATCAACACCATTGCCCTGAACTCAGAGATGTCACTGCTAGACTTCGGCGCGGGGACGGGACTGCTCACCTACCGCGTCGCCCCCCACGTCGGCTCCGTTACTGCCGTCGACACCTCCGAAAAGATGCTCGAAGTGCTGCAGAGCAAAAGCACCCCGGAGCACCAGATCAAAACCGCCTGCTGCGATATCACGCAGATGCCGCTGAGCGAAACCTTCGACGGCATCATCAGCTCCATGGCGATGCACCACGTCGAAGACACCGAAGGGTTCCTCAAGACCCTTTATGAGCACCTCAACCCCGGCGGCTTCATCGCCGTCGCGGACCTCGACAAAGAGGACGGCAGCTTCCACTCCCACGGCAATGACGGGGTCTTCCATTTCGGTTTTGACAGAGAGACGTTAAAAGGGATGGCGGAAAAATGCGGGTTTGTGAACGCGGCCTTCACGACCGCGCTGACGATTGAGAAACCGGACAGGAACTATCCGGTCTTCCTATTTTCTGCTTATAAAGCATAA
- a CDS encoding DUF2892 domain-containing protein, which translates to MMCVNMGTVDKVIRIILGIALIAYGLVAPNYIVAVIGLVPLLTGVFGVCPLYIPLKLNTGCKHEEKKEEE; encoded by the coding sequence ATGATGTGTGTCAATATGGGAACCGTCGATAAGGTTATCCGAATTATTCTGGGCATCGCCCTGATCGCCTATGGGCTTGTGGCGCCGAACTACATCGTTGCCGTGATCGGGCTGGTGCCGCTGCTGACGGGCGTGTTCGGCGTCTGTCCGCTCTACATCCCGCTGAAGCTCAATACTGGCTGCAAGCACGAAGAGAAGAAAGAAGAGGAGTGA
- a CDS encoding ABC transporter ATP-binding protein, producing MQEMTWRTLLRDTKPFRRRIALGQTVAVLAVAISLPVPLLFPLLVDQVLLEKPAQLTGLIDTLFAPGEPWGYIVVVLLTTLFLRMLFVVANVFQSRLFTIISKHLVFTIRRRILEHLRHVSVSEYEALGGGGVSARLVTDIDTVDAFIGVSIGRFFVSALSLIGVALVLLYINWQLALIILLLNPAVVALTTWLGKKVRRLKKTENQKIERFQNRLSETLDLFVQIRTYNQERRYIDSMIEDAKGIKNASTQFGWKSEAAGQLSSLLFLSGFEFFRAASMLMVLFSSLSIGEMFAVLGYLWFMVTPLQDMLQIIFSYQNATAALERLNALLRLEKEPKYPHEHNPFDGKATNSISVEHLSFGYGEKKVLHDITMTVEAGRTVALLGHSGSGKTTLAQLVLGLYAPQEGSICIDGIPTEQIGLDVIRDHVALVLQTPKMFNDTLRQNLTLGRDIPDEKLFDALHVAQLDDVVAKLTEGLETMIGKDGIRLSGGERQRLAIARMLLHDPSVVILDESTSALDVQTESHLFTSLRDYLKGKTTLIIAHRLSTVEHADYVYFLDRGRIVEAGTPEELLRREGFYQRFVQKQLTH from the coding sequence ATGCAAGAAATGACATGGCGCACCCTGCTGCGCGACACCAAACCTTTTCGTAGACGGATCGCATTGGGGCAGACGGTCGCGGTACTTGCCGTCGCGATCTCCCTGCCGGTCCCGCTGCTCTTCCCGCTGCTGGTCGACCAGGTACTGCTCGAAAAGCCGGCCCAGCTGACGGGCCTTATCGACACGCTGTTCGCCCCCGGGGAGCCGTGGGGCTACATCGTCGTGGTGCTGCTGACGACGCTCTTTCTGCGCATGCTCTTCGTCGTCGCCAACGTCTTCCAGTCCCGCCTCTTCACCATCATCTCCAAGCATCTCGTCTTTACGATCCGGCGGCGCATCCTGGAACACCTTCGCCATGTCTCCGTCTCCGAGTACGAAGCCCTCGGCGGGGGCGGCGTCAGCGCGCGGCTCGTAACGGACATTGACACGGTCGACGCTTTCATCGGGGTGAGCATCGGGCGCTTTTTCGTCTCTGCGCTCTCGCTGATCGGCGTAGCGCTGGTGCTGCTCTATATCAACTGGCAGCTCGCGCTCATCATCTTGTTGCTCAATCCCGCCGTCGTCGCGCTGACGACCTGGCTGGGCAAGAAGGTGCGGAGGCTCAAAAAGACGGAGAACCAGAAGATCGAGCGGTTCCAGAACCGCCTCTCCGAAACCCTGGACCTCTTTGTGCAGATCCGTACCTACAACCAGGAGCGGCGCTACATCGACAGCATGATCGAGGATGCGAAGGGGATCAAGAACGCCTCGACGCAGTTCGGCTGGAAGAGCGAGGCGGCGGGGCAGCTCTCTTCGCTGCTCTTTCTGAGCGGGTTCGAGTTTTTCCGCGCGGCGTCGATGCTGATGGTGCTCTTCTCATCACTCTCCATCGGGGAGATGTTCGCCGTGCTCGGTTACCTCTGGTTCATGGTGACCCCGCTTCAGGATATGCTGCAGATCATCTTCTCCTACCAGAACGCCACGGCGGCGCTGGAGCGGCTCAACGCGCTGCTGCGGCTGGAGAAGGAGCCCAAGTACCCCCATGAGCACAACCCCTTCGACGGGAAGGCGACGAACAGTATCTCCGTGGAGCACCTCAGTTTCGGCTACGGCGAGAAAAAGGTGCTGCACGATATCACGATGACGGTCGAAGCGGGCAGGACCGTCGCGCTCCTGGGCCACAGCGGCAGCGGCAAAACGACCCTGGCGCAGCTGGTCCTGGGGCTGTACGCCCCGCAGGAGGGGAGCATCTGTATCGACGGCATCCCGACCGAGCAGATCGGGCTCGATGTCATCCGTGACCATGTCGCCCTCGTGCTGCAGACGCCGAAGATGTTCAACGATACCCTGCGCCAGAACCTGACCCTGGGCCGGGACATCCCCGACGAAAAGCTCTTCGACGCCCTGCATGTCGCCCAGCTCGATGACGTCGTGGCGAAGCTCACAGAAGGGCTGGAAACGATGATCGGCAAGGACGGCATACGGCTCTCCGGCGGCGAACGCCAGCGGCTCGCCATTGCGCGGATGCTGCTGCACGACCCGAGCGTCGTCATTCTCGACGAATCGACCTCGGCCCTGGACGTGCAGACGGAGAGCCACCTTTTCACCTCGCTGCGCGACTACCTCAAGGGCAAAACGACCCTGATCATCGCCCACCGCCTCAGTACCGTCGAACATGCGGACTATGTCTATTTCCTCGACCGCGGCCGCATCGTGGAGGCGGGGACGCCGGAGGAGCTGCTGCGGCGCGAAGGGTTCTACCAGCGCTTCGTGCAGAAACAGCTGACGCACTGA
- a CDS encoding DUF4382 domain-containing protein: protein MKRFYASIAAAALLTAGIAGCGGSSSGSGVLNVGLTDAPAEFEAVYVTIDKVMVHRSDESNESNSTWLTVADVNGTYDLLKLRDGNVSMIGVANIPAAKYTQMRLVLQYDSNDSTVHPYGNYVVIGGVPSELTVPSMVIKESHNFIMAPDGNMTMTVDFDANKSIHSTGSDKWILKPVLHIDTK from the coding sequence ATGAAACGTTTCTATGCAAGTATCGCCGCAGCAGCACTGCTGACGGCCGGGATTGCCGGATGCGGCGGGAGCTCATCCGGCAGCGGTGTGCTCAACGTCGGCCTGACAGATGCCCCCGCCGAGTTTGAAGCCGTCTATGTGACAATCGACAAAGTGATGGTGCACCGTTCGGACGAGTCCAACGAGTCCAACTCCACCTGGCTGACCGTGGCGGATGTCAACGGTACCTACGACCTGCTGAAACTGCGCGACGGCAATGTCTCGATGATCGGCGTCGCGAACATCCCGGCGGCCAAGTATACGCAGATGCGTCTGGTTCTCCAGTATGACAGCAATGACTCGACGGTTCACCCGTACGGCAACTATGTCGTCATCGGCGGTGTTCCCAGCGAACTGACGGTACCGAGTATGGTCATCAAAGAGAGCCACAACTTCATCATGGCGCCGGACGGCAACATGACGATGACGGTCGACTTCGATGCGAACAAGTCGATCCACTCCACCGGCAGTGACAAGTGGATACTTAAACCGGTGCTTCACATCGATACGAAGTAA
- a CDS encoding dihydroorotase, giving the protein MIFENVTICDCSGERVACVRIEEGRIAEIAEQIAGDERVDASGKILLPALVDTNVRLKDGRLTGRHLLDLAKAARKGGVGTVVLSPDSTPAVDDAISLEFVQNQRDGCEGARIETAIAATIDDERFSNIAILLKRGAVAPYMTTSISNHLAVRVAEYVKMFGGTLFCRAFDRNLSANGVMNEGAVAQRLGLVGIPALGEPVHVARMIEIAREFGIAIVFKSIASPRSIEMISAAKREGVDVRCEVSLHHLLKSDEACEGFNTVAKLDPPLQSESDVLKLREAFEAGAVDMLTLLHQPNSPVNKEVAFADAAYGCESISDALPLLYTKLVASGWISWERLVTLCVREPARSIGRDAGTIGVGTTDVVLFDPQPVRMLEDRQSLYDGETLHGTVVERFHNA; this is encoded by the coding sequence ATGATTTTTGAAAACGTGACGATTTGCGACTGCAGCGGCGAACGGGTCGCTTGCGTACGCATCGAGGAGGGGCGTATCGCCGAGATCGCCGAACAGATTGCCGGGGACGAGCGTGTCGACGCCTCCGGAAAGATCCTGCTGCCGGCGCTCGTCGATACGAACGTCCGTCTCAAGGACGGCCGCCTGACGGGCCGCCACCTGCTCGACCTGGCCAAGGCGGCGCGCAAAGGCGGTGTCGGGACGGTCGTGCTCTCCCCCGACTCGACCCCCGCGGTCGACGATGCGATCTCCCTGGAGTTCGTCCAGAACCAGCGTGACGGATGCGAAGGGGCGCGGATCGAAACGGCCATCGCCGCGACGATCGACGACGAGCGTTTCAGCAACATCGCCATCCTGCTCAAACGCGGCGCGGTCGCACCCTATATGACGACCTCCATCTCCAACCACCTGGCCGTGCGGGTCGCCGAGTACGTCAAGATGTTCGGCGGGACGCTCTTCTGCCGCGCCTTCGACCGCAACCTCTCCGCCAACGGGGTGATGAACGAGGGGGCAGTGGCCCAGCGCCTGGGCCTGGTCGGCATCCCCGCGCTCGGCGAACCGGTCCACGTCGCACGGATGATCGAGATCGCCCGGGAGTTCGGGATCGCCATCGTCTTCAAAAGCATCGCTTCCCCGCGCTCCATCGAGATGATCTCCGCCGCAAAACGCGAAGGTGTGGATGTCCGCTGCGAGGTGAGCCTGCACCACCTTCTCAAAAGCGACGAGGCGTGCGAAGGGTTCAATACCGTCGCCAAGCTCGACCCGCCGCTGCAGTCCGAAAGCGACGTGCTGAAGCTGCGCGAGGCGTTCGAGGCGGGGGCGGTGGATATGCTGACCCTGCTGCACCAGCCGAACTCGCCGGTCAACAAAGAGGTCGCCTTCGCCGACGCGGCTTACGGCTGCGAGAGCATCTCCGATGCGCTGCCGCTGCTCTATACGAAACTCGTCGCCTCGGGCTGGATCAGCTGGGAGCGGCTGGTGACGCTCTGCGTCCGCGAACCGGCCCGTTCCATCGGACGCGATGCCGGTACGATCGGCGTGGGCACGACCGATGTGGTCCTTTTCGACCCGCAGCCGGTCCGCATGCTCGAAGACCGTCAATCGCTCTATGACGGCGAAACCCTTCATGGAACGGTCGTCGAACGCTTTCATAACGCCTGA
- a CDS encoding cytochrome c, producing MILLAAGACAAKKSDEGYERGRTLYFQNGCNNCHGSRAEGTGNYPSLANRAKGFLAYKLQTFRKGIADTPMQEMMIGFASPLSDADIDAITTFLHDFHDAQTERYDPAFQQWGDGGS from the coding sequence TTGATTCTTCTCGCAGCCGGTGCATGCGCGGCGAAAAAAAGCGATGAGGGCTACGAGCGGGGCAGAACCCTCTACTTTCAAAACGGCTGCAACAACTGCCACGGCTCCCGCGCGGAGGGGACCGGCAACTACCCCTCTCTCGCCAACCGGGCCAAGGGGTTCCTGGCCTATAAGCTCCAGACCTTCCGCAAAGGGATCGCCGACACCCCGATGCAGGAGATGATGATCGGCTTTGCATCGCCGCTCAGCGACGCGGACATCGATGCCATCACCACCTTCCTGCACGACTTCCACGACGCCCAGACGGAACGCTACGACCCGGCCTTCCAGCAGTGGGGAGACGGCGGATCATGA